From Nymphaea colorata isolate Beijing-Zhang1983 chromosome 6, ASM883128v2, whole genome shotgun sequence, a single genomic window includes:
- the LOC116255371 gene encoding uncharacterized protein LOC116255371: protein MSLLETIIRASAEKGSSENPTKFPIVLNANDIFGRLKPENEDSDGGYLLRRMVGWEISEKDSKVIELGNKFIKNLKRKMKKPKLFTRELFLEMLNSFLEKTMSEVGIASSEMKSSDPSYTYLLIEKVGMVVGQSVMSLIVENCVTFDLWELLRTILCGGLITRSSCPDLAEKLVHNHRAELVVLCIQYVPDLQSSDLLFILRYLLSSSRDDLSILSVKREWESKALSHIEKASRKLGHKDSKICLHYLLASSHDGLVLSSAVSGLGPAEILNFLKYLSKWLEKYSRFPEAATRSSSLEQKLEACKWIPSLETVVSALGMVIDQHFLCLVLHPEFHDEIKFMQKVVKNLVVETKLGCSIADVIKSLRLATGAS from the exons ATGTCGTTGCTGGAAACGATTATACGGGCTTCGGCCGAAAAAGGTTCGAGCGAAAACCCTACCAAATTTCCGATTGTTTTGAACGCTAACGATATATTCGGTCGGTTGAAGCCTGAGAACGAGGATTCGGATGGTGGGTATCTGTTAAGACGGATGGTCGGTTGGGAAATTTCAGAGAAGGATTCGAAAGTCATCGAATTGGGAAACAAGTTCATCAAAAACTTGAAACGTAAAATGAAGAAGCCTAAGTTGTTCACGAGAGAGTTATTTCTAGAGATGCTGAATTCGTTTCTGGAGAAGACCATGTCAGAAGTCGGTATTGCTTCTTCGGAGATGAAGTCAAGTGATCCCAGTTACACTTATTTGCTAATTGAGAAGGTAGGGATGGTTGTTGGTCAATCGGTGATGTCTTTGATTGTTGAGAATTGTGTTACTTTTGATTTATGGGAGCTCTTGAGGACGATTCTTTGTGGAGGACTGATTACCCGTTCTTCATGCCCAGATTTAGCCGAGAAACTGGTCCATAATCACAGAGCAGAATTGGTAGTTCTGTGCATTCAGTATGTGCCTGATCTCCAATCTTCAGaccttttgttcattttgaGATACTTGTTATCTTCTTCTCGTGATGATTTGAGCATATTAAGTGTTAAAAGGGAGTGGGAAAGCAAAGCATTGTCACACATTGAGAAGGCGAGCAGGAAGCTTGGACATAAGGACTCGA AAATTTGCTTGCACTACTTGTTGGCTTCTTCTCATGATGGTCTTGTACTATCATCGGCAGTTTCTGGATTGGGACCAGCGGAGATCCTAAATTTTCTGAAATATCTGTCAAAGTGGTTAGAAAAATATTCAAGGTTTCCTGAAGCAGCTACCCGTAGTTCATCGCTGGAACAAAAGCTGGAAGCTTGTAAGTGGATACCGTCACTTGAAACAGTTGTAAGTGCTTTAGGGATGGTGATAGATCAGCATTTCTTATGTTTAGTTTTACATCCTGAATTTCATGATGAAATAAAGTTCATGCAGAAGGTTGTTAAGAACTTGGTGGTAGAGACAAAGCTGGGATGCTCTATTGCAGATGTAATTAAGAGCTTGAGATTGGCTACTGGTGCTTCGTAA